The following is a genomic window from Fusobacterium sp. DD2.
ACAACTCTTTTAACTCCTACTGACTTTAATGCGTGAATTATGTCGTCCGGAACTATATCCAGGCCTAGCTTCTTACGTTGCTCAAGAACATACTTATCAATTATATCTTGTGCCTTCTTTTTTATTTGCCCAGCATTGAATCCACTCTCTGAAGCTATATAGTAATCTAGTTTTATATTGTACTGAACTTCCTCAGGATCCAACACGTTAACTTTATCAGTCAATGGCCTTATGTATCTTCCATTTACAACTTTTTCTATTTCTTTTTTTAACTCCTGGCTCGGTTTTCCCTTGGCTGTTAATGGATATATATCCACTTCACAAGGTTTATTACTTCCTACTTCTACGTCAGTAATTTCAGGAGATACTGTAAATGTCCAAAACTTATATGCGCCATCTGGTCCTGCAACTGAAAAACTATCAGGAACCATTCTGATACGTTCCCTATATGAGTCATCGGACTCCATATCAGTACCACCATTAGTGGCAGTTGTGTTTTTTACATCTTTATAATAAAGGTATAAATCCACCATAGTAGTTATTGCTCCTGGTTCTATTCCATTCGCGTCAGCTCCTGGAGTTGTACACTTTGCTATTCCTTCAACACTGGTAGCTCCTATTGGGACTCTATACTCTTCTATAGTACTGAAATATAAATTGTTATACTTTATAAGGCTGCCCTTTGGTATAATAATCTCCTTTTGTTTTTCTGATAATATACTGAACTCAAACGTTGCACTGGCATGATGTGGCATTACTCTATCTCCACGTTCTCCATAAACTTCCGCTTGCAGATCTAATCTTTCATCACGCGCAAACCTTAAATAATTCTGTTTTATTTTGTCATTATATTCCTCTTCTCTAAGTGCTAACGCATATGCCACACTTGAAAAAATAAGGAATTCAGGACTTGCTTCTGTCAGTTTTAGCCCGGTCTTTTTCTCATAGTAATCAATTGCTATTTGCCTATTCTTAATCGC
Proteins encoded in this region:
- a CDS encoding baseplate J/gp47 family protein — encoded protein: MKIGDDYQAIEVDAIKNRQIAIDYYEKKTGLKLTEASPEFLIFSSVAYALALREEEYNDKIKQNYLRFARDERLDLQAEVYGERGDRVMPHHASATFEFSILSEKQKEIIIPKGSLIKYNNLYFSTIEEYRVPIGATSVEGIAKCTTPGADANGIEPGAITTMVDLYLYYKDVKNTTATNGGTDMESDDSYRERIRMVPDSFSVAGPDGAYKFWTFTVSPEITDVEVGSNKPCEVDIYPLTAKGKPSQELKKEIEKVVNGRYIRPLTDKVNVLDPEEVQYNIKLDYYIASESGFNAGQIKKKAQDIIDKYVLEQRKKLGLDIVPDDIIHALKSVGVKRVVISEPAFKKIAKNQYTVAKSINLNYAGVEDL